A stretch of DNA from Acidobacteriota bacterium:
GTAACGCCCGCGCAGATAGACGCCGCTGTTGCCGTTGGGCACGGTTTGGAATTCGACGTGCGCTTTGAAGTCGGTGAATTTCTGCTGGCTGATGATGTCGGCGCAGGGTGTCTTGTTGGTCATAACGCCGTCGGCCACGCTCCAACAATCAGGGTGTAAGTTGTTGCGCAGCTTCCAGCCGGTCATGTCTTTGCCGTTAAAGAGTTGAATCGGCTTACCCCAGGCGACAGCTTTGCTTGGCGTCAGGGCGGGCGCGCGTTTGCCTGTCCATTGAATCGTTTTGCCGTTTTCGTCAATCACCGTACCAACGAGTTGTTCACCGTTGAGTTTGCCGGTGAAGACGAGTTCTTTGGGCGCGACTTCGTATTGTGCGGGAATGACGATGGTGAGTTGGCCGTTGGCAAATTCGGCTTTGCTGGCGTAACGCATGCTGCCGAAGCGTCCTACGAAACTGGCCATCAATTCGTTCTCTTTGCGCAAACGGACTTCCAGCCAGGACGGATAGCTGACGCCGTCGGCGCCTTGCACGGTCAAATCCCAGCGGCCCAGCACGGTATCGGCAAAGCCGGGTGCATTTTGCGCACCGGCATTGATGGTCAAAAGGGTCAGCAAGCAAATTAGGGCAAGCGTTTGTTTCATCGAATCAGTTCCTCAATAAATTTCAGCCGCAGTTCAAAAGG
This window harbors:
- a CDS encoding DUF1080 domain-containing protein; the encoded protein is MKQTLALICLLTLLTINAGAQNAPGFADTVLGRWDLTVQGADGVSYPSWLEVRLRKENELMASFVGRFGSMRYASKAEFANGQLTIVIPAQYEVAPKELVFTGKLNGEQLVGTVIDENGKTIQWTGKRAPALTPSKAVAWGKPIQLFNGKDMTGWKLRNNLHPDCWSVADGVMTNKTPCADIISQQKFTDFKAHVEFQTVPNGNSGVYLRGRYEVQISDGFDQVLDSLRMGAVYGWLKPLVNAAKKPGEWQALDITLVGRKVTVVFNGQTLIDNETIPGITGGALDSDEAAPGPIMLQGDHTKILYRKVEITPTK